GGGGAGAGGGGCAAAACGGGTGTCATCGTGGCCAGGCCCGAACTTTTCGTTGTTATGGTGGAGGATGAGGAGGTAACGCGGAGGAAACCGCGTCCCCCGTTCCGGTGGGACGGGTTTGAAAACCCTTCACGGGGGACATGATATGGAGATGCCCTGGTGGATAGTTGCCGAAGGTATGCTTGTGCTGCTTCTTGACCTTGTAGCGTTCGGATTCCTTTTCAGGGTTTACCTTAAAAATAGGAGACGTTCCGCCCTCTTCATGGGGCTTGCATGGTTCTTTGATTTTCTGGCGATGGTTGCCGCGTTTTCGTTCCACGAGATCGCCAATTCTTTGCTGCTCGTTATCTTTTCAATCCTGATATTCCAGGGTACCATAGAACTCCTGAAAGAGGAGAACGGGAAACTGGCACTTGGCAACGCACTCGTGTTCTCCAGCGCCCCGGTACTTTTGCTGGTGTACACGTGGCTTTTCATAAGCTTCAAGAAACCTTTGATGGTCGCCAACCCCGTGGAAATCCTGGACGAAATCCTCGTGGCCATTGCATGGGTCAGTGCGGGACTTATGGCCTGCATAGGGGCGTTCTTCACGAAGAGACTTGAGTTCGTTTACAGCAGGAAGGCCACAAGGCTGTTCTGGGGACTCTTTTTCTTCGGTCTCCATCTGTTCCCCTATCCATTCTTTAAGGACGAACACTGGTACGCGCCCATAGGTCTCACCGCCTCTCTCATCCTCATAGCGTTCCTGACTGCTACCTACGTTTCCCTGGCCAATTCCGAGAAGTTCATGAGCCTGAAGCCCCATCCCACCGAGGTGCCCGAGCTCAAACCCGGGGTTATCGTGACCACGCGCGAGGAGTACACAACGCTCAAGGAGAAGCTAAAGGACGCGTCGGTTCTGGCGTTCACGCGCGATATAACAAACGTCCCCTCCACGTGGGTGGCCTACTTCATAACCACAGCGATAAAGGACGAACCAAACGCCATCTCCCCCACTGACCTCGCAAAGATGAGCGAGCTGGTGTACAACTACTACCGCAGGATGAGCAGCGCCAACGTCATGGGTGTCGTTGTCTTCGATGCGCTGGAGCACGTTATGATGTACAACGGTCTTGAGGTCACCCTCAAGTTCCTAAGCAAACTCAAGGACTTTGCACAGCTCTACAACGGGAGCCTCATCGTGGTGGCCGAGAAGGAGGCCTTTGAGGAGAAGGAGTGGAACCTCTTAATGAGGCTCATGGAGTAGTGGATTTATAAACTTCCATTCTCTACTCCTATATGCCCCCGCGCGAGGACTCGCCAGAGCAGTGATGGTGGGTGCGATGCGGGGGCTACAGCCCGGTCTTACAGCGAGGTCCCCACGGGAGGGCCTTCCGCGTTACGGAGCACGATGGCCGTGGGAAACCCAGACCGGGCACATTTCTCCGGCCCGCCCGGGTTAGCCCGCCCGAGGGTGCCTAAGGCTTCGATGAAGGTGGGTGTTACGGGCGGGCCACAAAAACCCAGAATCCTCGAGAATAGGCAATAAAAAAGAGGGGAAAGGGAACCTTCAGCGCACCATAACCCTCAGGTTCTTGAGCTTTATCACCACGCCGTGCTCCCTTCCCACCTCGCGCATGATGCGGAGTATCGTGTCCCGCGCCTCCTTCTTTATGGCCTCATCCGAGACCGTGGAGAACGAGCCGAAAAGGCCCTCCTGCGCCTCCCTTCCAAAGCTCACCTCGAAGGACACTTCCACGGTGTTGTTTACGATGTCCCAGTTCATCTTCAGCCACCTGAACTTCGTGCGGGGTATCGTGGAGAGTTCCCTCTGTATCGCGGACTTGAGTTTGTTCATGGCCGGCTCGATGCGGCTCTTGATGAGGGTCTGGGTGCTTTCCTCCTTCTTGGCCTCCGTGATAGCTGCAAGCTCCTCAACTCCGGCCTCCTTGAGGAGCTTCTCGACCTCCGCCTCTATGAGCTTCTTCTTTTCCATGATTTCCTTGACCTTCTCGGAGCTCTCGACCGCTGGCCGTGCCGCAGGAGCGGCCGGAGATGGGGCCCTAACTCCCGCAGGAGCCTCCTCCCGATCAACAACGACATCAACATAGTTGAGTTTTGTGGAGAGTCTTATCTCCCTTGAGAGGTTACGCAGATGGTTCTTTATTATGCCCTCCGCCCTGCTGGCGGCCGCCGCGTGTGATAGCGTTGGGGACTTGCCCTTGACGAAGACGTTGACCTCCAGGCCGGAGTTCTGGATCGCCGTTACCTCGAAGTGGGTAACCCTGAACTCAGGGGAATTGAGGTCCTTCACGACGTTCTTCGAGAAGGCCATGAAGAATGCCCTGTACTCGTTCGGGGAGTTGACGACTATCCTTGCCTCCTCCCTTTTACGCCGGGTTTCTGCCGGTTTCTCCGTGAACTCCTTGCCAACACCGCTTATCTCAACGTTGACCTTATCGAGGAGAGGTTTTAGCCCGGTGTTGCGCCCTATAACCGGGAGGTGCCTGTTGATGAAGTACATTACCTTTCTCTTGGCTATGCCCGCCTCGGTGCTCCCCCCGAGGCTCTGCCCCTTGAAGTCCACCGCGATGTGCACAACGCCGCTTCCTATGGAGGCGCGGATGATGGCTTCGGTCAGTATCACGTCCTTGAGCTTCTGAATCTCCTTCCCTATTTCCTCGAGGTACTCGTTGAGGGCCTCTGAAACGACCCCCTTAAGGGCAGCGGGTCCTTCAACCTCAATACTAACCCTGGTTTCCGGGACTTTCTCCTCTTTTTCTGCTTCCGCGGGCTTTGGTGTCTCCACCTTTGGCTCCTCGACCTTGGGCTTCTCGGCCTCCTTCTTCGCCGGGGGAGCTTCCTTTTTCTTTGGGGCCGGTGCCGGCAAAACTTGGGTTTCGGCCTTTCCTTCGGGTACCCGCCCCCTCATAAACTCCTCTACGTCAAGCTTTGGCGTGGCATTGTATAGGTCTATGTTGTCCGCGATGGATATCTTCAGGCTTATCTCATCGAGCCCGAAGACGTCCACGATCATGGGGTTATCCACCAGCTCCAGGAGCTTTTTGAGCGCCGCGGCACCCACGAGCTTCTCGCCGGTGTCAACTACCTCTCCCTCTGCAGCGATGATTTTCCTGCGCCCGATGAGAATAGTGAAGTAGTACTTCGCCGTCCGGTCCTTCGTAAATACCTTGAGAAAGAGCCCTGAACCCCGTTCCAGTGCCTCGCGTATCTCCCCCGCAAGACCCTCCCTGGACGTCACAACGATGTTTTCCTTCAATGGTTCCACCGAGGGAAGCTGCATTTCAACCACCATTACATATATATATTCAAACGCGCCTAAAATATCCGGACAGATTCCGTATAATTAGTACATCCCAGGAAGTATTTAAACATTGTTGTACCATAAAGGTGAGCTCCATGAAGGTGATAATACTCGGTGGGGGGGCCATAGGGCGGGCACTGGCCGATGCCCTTAAGGGTGAGCTTGAGGTAGTGATCGTGGAGAAGGATGAAATCCGGGCAAAGTCTCTATCCGAAAGCGGTTTTAAGGTGGTGGGTGACGATTTTGGATATACGGCCACCCTCCTCAAAGCGGGGATAGACACGGCTGATCTCGTTGTGATAACCTCCATGGACGTTGCCACGATAAAGAGGGCCGTTCAGGTCATAAGGACGAACAACCAGGACGTCCCGATAATAACGATACTTCCCGACGGGGTATCTGGGGAGGAGCTCCAGAGGGAGATAGAGGAGGAACTTGAGTTCGAGGCCAAAATCAACTACGGCATCTCCCCCAAGGACGCGCTCTCGAAGTACATCCTCGGCATAGTGGAGGAGTTCTCGAAGAGGAAGAGTGCCAACAAACTCCAGAAGAAGCTGCTCGAGCTCAGGGAGAGGGGTGAATCCATCCTCATCGTGATGCACGACAACCCTGACCCTGACGCCATCGGTGCGGCCTACGCACTCTCCAGAATAGCCCAGAACGCCGGATTTAAGGTGCGCATCGTCCACGGGGGAGAGATAACGCACCACGAGAACAGGGCCCTCGTGAACCTCCTCGGGATAGAGCTGATGAAAATCTCGGAGGGTTCCTACGAGATAAAGAGACACCCCTTCATAGCGCTCGTGGACTGCCAGCCAAACGGGAACGTGACGATACTACAGCCCGACGACCTCAAGAAGGTGGAGATACTAATTGACCACCACCAGATACTGGAGAGCCTAAGGGAGCGCATCTCCGAGGAGGCCTTCGTTGACATAAGGCCCGAGGCAAAGGCGTCCTCATCAATCCTCGTGGAGTACCTCAACGGTCTCAAGGTAAACCTCGATACCAAACTGGCCACCGCCCTCTTCTACGGCATCTACACCGACACGAAGAAGTTCTCAAAGCTGAGCCACATAGAGCTCGACGCCATAAAGCTCCTCGCGAACAAAGTGGACTACGAGCTTCTGGACAAGGTGGAGCACCCCGACATCTCGACGGAGGCCGCAGAGATACTCGCGAAGGCGATACTCAACAGGAAGACGTACAAGAACGTTGCCATATCCAACGTAGGTTTCATAAGCAACCGCGATGCGATAGCACAGGCTGCCGACTTCCTCCTGCGCCTTGAGGGAATCTCAACCGTCCTCGTCTTCGGAATAGTGGACGACAAGATTGAAATTTCCGCCAGAACAAACGACGTCCGTGTGAACGTGGGGAAGGTTCTCAAGGAAGCTTTTTCGGGCATAGGGAGCGCCGGTGGTCACGCCCAGATGGGGGGCGCGAGGATAAACCTCGGAATATTCACCCTCGCAAAGGACAAGAACTCACTCCTCCGCCTGGCAGAGGAGGCGATCACAGAAAAGTTTTTGGAGGCACTTGGAATAAAAGAGGGCTAGTCCTCCTTCGCCCTCACAAGTATTATGTCGCCTATGGCCGTGACCCTCTCGTAGGGCACGCCAACCTTTTCTCCCGGGAGTCCGAGGGCGAGAACCTTCCCGCCTCCCTGGCCGATTTCAATCAGGACCTCATCAACGTATCCCACGTAGTTGCCACGTGTGTTGTAAATCTGCTTTCCGTAGAGCCGGGACAGGCGCATCACCATTTTAATCACCGCTCTAAAATACCGTTCCGTCTTAATATAGTTTACGCTAACTTTATAAACCCAACTTAATAGCATCCATGGGTTCATGGAAACATTTTAATAGTATTGTCCTTCAGAGTATAACGATGGACTTAGTTGGCAGGTGATGAGCATGTGGGGAAGGCTTGAGCATTACTTTGATGAGTACCCGGTCAGGAAGCAGATAGCAAAGACCCTACTCAAGTACGGCCTGAGGGTAACGGACGACATGAAGATAAAAGCGGGCGACATAGAGGTTCCCTACACCAAGGTTGCCAAGGCACTCGACGTGGACAGGCGCGTCGTCAAGGAGACCGTGGGAATGATACTCAAAATACCCGAGCTCAGGGAGATTTACAAGAACCTCGAGCCCACCGTTCATATGAAGTACGTTGGAAGGCACGTGGGCTACGGCGTCATAGAAATAGAGCCCGAGCCGAGGGCCGTTGGAATACTCGCAAAGATAGCCCAGAAGATAGCGGACAGGGGAATAAACATCGTCCAGGTTGTTGCTGAGGACCCCGAACTCTATCCCGAGGCCACGCTCACCATAATCACCGAGAAGGGAATCCCCGGTGAGCTGATAAACGAGCTCTCGAAGCTTGAGGGCGTGAAGAGGATATCAATCTACTGAGCCCTCTTCTTTTTGTCCATGGACAGTTTTTTAAAAAGATACTCCGAGTTTTTGGCGGTGGTGGTATGGAGGACGTTGAGAGGGTTAAGAGGCTCTGCGCTTCCCTGGGCAGGGACGACCTCGTGAGGAGGATAGACTCCTTCGTGGGGATGACGAGGGCTCTTGAATCCAAGAGGGGAGAAGATTTCATAAAGCTCCAGGTTTACGGCTTCCTCGAGGGTATTCTCGTTGGGATTGGTGAAGCCGAGGAGCTGCTCGGGGAGATAAGGGAAAAGAGACGTGCCCTTGATGAGCTCTTCAGGAACCCCCGCGTCCAGCTTGAGGAGTGAGAGAGTGGATATCGAGTGTAACACAGTTCTTGACGTTCAACGATGTTGATTACACACCCTTCTGTTTAATTATGTAGTTAATTTAGTATGGGGGGAGAGGAGATATCGAGTGTAAAATTCTTCTCCCCGTCCCCTCTTTCACGATGGATGGTCCAAGGGACGTTTGAAAAATTCAGTTACACTCGATATCTACTCCCTCTCTGCCTCTTCCATGTTCCCATCGGCGTGCCCCAGGACTGCCGGGATAACCATCCCATTTAAATGCCCCCCGGCAGATATCCAATGTCACACCGGGTTAAAGTTATAAGGGAAAGTCAATACACTTGAGACACGCTCGCCTGCATTTTATGCTCGCGATATCGGGTGAAAAGCATGGGAGTCATTGACATCTTTGAGAAGGCAGTGGAGGAGAAGGGAATACTTCTTAACCCCTCGGTGCTTAGCGATACGTACGTTCCGGAGAAGCTTCTATTTAGGGACGAGGAGATAGGCAAAATAGCAAGGAATCTCGCCAAGTTCTTCAAGAGCGATTACCCCGACAACACCCTGATATTCGGCCCCCCGGGGACGGGAAAGACCCACGCGATTAAGATGGTCTCCAGGGACTACAACGCCTTTGCACGCGAAAAGGGCTTTCCCTCGCAGGCCGTTTACGTGAACGCCAAGGACAAATCGTACTTCCAGGTTCTGGTGGAGCTCCTTCATTCCCTCGGCATAGAGTTCCCTTCGAGGGGCTTTGGGGTGGGGGAAGCAGTATCGGCACTCGCTGATCACCTGAAGGGCCTTGAGGGGACCTACATCTTCATATTCGACGAGATAGACAAGATGAAGCGCACATCGCGGGACAACGAGGATCCGATGAACGCGCTCATCTACCGCATGTCTCGCCTTGACGAACTTACGGGCGAACTTAAGACGGCCTTCGTGGTGATATCCAACAGGGGGGACATAATGCAACGCCTGGAGTACTTTACGCGCTCGAAGTTCATCCCCGAGATAGTGTACTTCAGGGAGTACGACGCCCGTGAAATAGCCGAGATACTGCACGATAGGGTGGAGAAGGCTTTCATAGAGGGCACCGTAAGCGAGGACGCGATAAACTACCTCGCGGCCCTCATAAAGCAGGGAGGGAAAGACCTTCGCTGGGGCTTCAGGGTTCTCAAGGAGGCCGCGGAACTGGCCAAAGATAAGCTCACGAGGGAGGAGATAAACAGGGCCATAGAGGTCGTGGAGAGGAACATGCTTCAGGAGGCAATAAAGGGGCTCGACGTTACCCAGCTCCTTGTACTGTACTCCGTGGCTCTCATGGAGGACAGCGGCAACGTCCCGAGAACGGGGCACGTGTATTCCGCCTACAAACTCCTCTGCGAGAAGCTAAACTACCCGTCGAGGACAATGAGGCACATAACGCACTTCGTGGTTCCCAAGCTCGAGACCCAGGGCCTCATGACGGTCAGCGAGAAGAGCTTTGGCCGCGGTAAGGGGAGGAGCCTGGTCTACCACATAGACGAGGAGCCCGTTAAGATACTCTCCCTCATCGAGAATGAGCTGGCGATACGCCTCGGAACCACCGTAAGGCACGCCACGGACGAGGACATCCTTAGGTTCTATCGGGAGTGGTAATTACACTCGATATCCACTCTCTCACCGCAATTTTTAAGTAAGAAGGCCGTAACTCCAATGGGGGTGTATGTATGGAGCTAACCAACCATGAGAAGCTCACTCTCATAAAGCTGGCTGAAATGAAGAGGGGAGATGTTAGGGAACTCGTTGAGAGAACCGGTCTTGACCAGGTTGCCGTTATGCGTGCCCTCCTGGGTCTTAAGAGCAAGGGGCTCGCGCTTCTCCATGAAAAGGGCTACCGCGTCGTGGTTCCAACCGATACCGCCAGGGTATATGCCGAGAAGGGCCTCCCGGAGAGGCGCGCCCTGGCCCTCCTCGTGGAGAGGGGCTCGGCCCGCCTTTCGGAGCTCTCGGAGGTTTTGAGCGAGGACGAGCTCAAGCCGATAGTTGGCCTCCTGAGGAAGGAGGGATGGGCTAACGTCAGGAAGGATGGGGAGCTGGTACTAGAGGTTACGGAGAAGGGAAAAGCGGCCGTTGGGACGGAGAGGCCCATCGAAAAGGCCCTGTCTCTGCTCGTCGAGAGGGGTGAGGTTCCCCTTGAGGAAATTCAAAAGCTCGTCCCCGTGAAGGAGCTCAAGAGGAGGAAGATAGCGGAGGAAGATAGCAAGACCGAGCGTATCGTGGAGATAACGCCGGAAGGAGAGGCACTCGTGGCTAAGGGAATAGAGCTCCGCGAGGAGGTCTCCACTCTTACCCCCGAGCTGATAAAGTCCGGCAAGTGGAGGGAAGTTGAGTTCAGGCGTTACAATATAAGCGCCCCCGTTAAAGCGGTCCATCCCGGCAAAAAGCAGCCATACAGAGCATTCTTGGACAAGATAAGGCGGAAGCTCATAGAGATGGGCTTCATTGAGATGACGGTTGAGAGCCTCATAGAGACCCAGTTCTGGAACTTCGATGCGCTCTTCCAGCCTCAGAACCACCCGGCGAGGGAGTGGACCGACACCTACAGGCTCAAGTATCCCGAGAGCGGCCATCTGCCCGATGAAGCGCTCGTCGAAAGAGTAAAAGCGGCCCACGAAAGGGGAATAGCAGGCTCAAGGGGATGGGGCTATATATGGTCACCCGAGAGGGCGATGCTCCTGATGCCGAGGGCCCATGGAACGGCTTTGAGCGGAAGGCAGCTCGCGAAGGGCGTCGAGATACCGGGCAAGTACTTCACGATACAGCGCGTTTTCAGGCCGGACGTTCTGGATAGAACGCACCTCATCGAGTTCAACCAGGTTGATGGGTTCGTCGTGGGGGAGGAACTCAACTTCAGGCACCTCCTCGGTATACTCAAGCGCTTCGCCGTTGAGATCGCCGGGGCGAAGAAGGTCAAGTTCCTGCCGGATTACTACCCCTTCACAGAGCCGAGCGTGCAGATGAGCGCATACCACCCGGAGCTCGGGTGGGTCGAGTTCGGCGGTGCGGGAATATTTAGAGAAGAAATGACGCGGGCCCTTGGGATTGATGCCCCCGTCATAGCCTGGGGAATAGGCATAGACAGGCTTGCCATGTTCAAGCTCGGGATAGACGACATCCGCTACCTCTTCAGCTACAACCTGAAGTGGCTCAGGGAAGCGAAGCTCGTGTGGTGAGGGAAGACTTTTAAACCCTCGCCCCCATCCATTCTATGCAAAAATTTTTAAGCATGGGGCACGTAGCCCTTTTGGAAAATTTTTGCAAAAATCAGGAGGGTGATGTTCATGTGTGCGTATCACGGTAGGGGAAGGGGAAGGTCCGGAGGCCATAAAAAGAGGAACACCAATCAGGGAGGCGAGGAAGTCATTAGGGTTCCGCTCCCGAGGGCCAACGAGGGCCAGGTGTTTGGGATAGTCGAGCAGGCTCTCGGCTCTGGATGGATGGACGTTCGCTGCGCCGATGGGAAGATAAGGCGCTGCAGAATCCCCGGAAGGTTCAGGAGAAAGATGTGGGTTAGGATAGGCGACGTCGTTATAGTTCAGCCCTGGCCCGTTCAGTCGGACGAGAGGGGCGATATCGTCTACCGCTACACGAGGACGCAGGTGGACTGGCTCCTCAGAAGGGGCAAGATTACCCAGGACTTCATCTCGGGAAGCCTCGAGCTCTGAGGGGAGCCTATGAAGAACCTCGACAGGGAAATCTTCCGCGCCCTCGGGATAGACGAGGAGCGCGAGAAGGACAGCGAGCTCTACAAGGTCTTCAGCGAGGTATTCGACAAAACCACCCTGGGCAGCCTCGAGTACCTCAAAAAGAGGAAACACTTCGAGCGCTTCCTCGGCGTTATCTCCACGGGCAAGGAGGCCAACGTCTTCGTGGGAGAGGGCGAGGAGAAGGTCGCCATAAAGATTTACAGAACGTACACCACGGAGTTCCGCCGCCTCTGGGAGTATCTGGCGGGTGACCCAAGGGTTGGCTACCTTCCAAAGGACATCCGAAAGCTCGTGTTCATATGGACCCGGAGGGAGTTCAAGAACCTCCAGAGGGCCATGAAGTACGCGGTCAGGGCACCGGAACCCTACGCCTTTCGCAACAACGTCCTCGTGATGGAGTTCATAGGTGATGAAAACCCGGCTCCCCGCCTCAAGGACGTCGAAAGGAGCCTTGAAAAGTCGGATTTCGAGGATATTTACGCGTTCCTGATGTCATCCATAGAGAAGCTCTGGAAGAGGGGCGAGATGGTTCACGGCGATCTGAGCGAGTACAACGTGCTGATATGGGACACGCCGGTGATAATAGACTGGTCCCAGGCGACCGTAAGGAGGAACCGCATGTCGGCGGAGCTCCTCATGAGGGACCTGAGAAACGTTTCAAACTACTTCGCGAGAAAAGGCCTCGACGTGGAGAGCCCGGAGGAAAAGTTCAGGGAGTTGATGGAGTATGGATGAGGAAATTTACAACGAGGAATACCTCAAAATACCCAGGGAGCGTGTTGGTGTCCTCATCGGGAAGAGCGGAGAGACCAAAAAGGAACTCGAGGACAGGACGAAGACGCACATCGAGGTGGACAGCGAGAGCGGTGAGGTCTTCATAAGCTCAACCGAGGAAACGGACGACCCCCTTGCCGTCTGGAAAGCGAGAGATGTGGTTAGAGCGATAGGGCGCGGATTTTCTCCCGAGAGGGCCTTCCGTCTCCTTGAGGAGGGTGAAACTCTAGAGGTCATAGACCTCACGGACGTGGTCATAGGAAAGGATAAGAACGCCCTCCCGCGCGTGAGGGGCAGGATAATCGGGAGGAGAGGGAGAACGAGAGAGCTCATAGAGGAGATGAGCGGCACGTACGTTAGCGTTTATGGGAAAACCGTCGCTATAATAGGCAACCCGATACAGGTTGAGGTCGCCAAGTCTGCCATTGAGAAGCTCATACGGGGCTCCAAGCACGGCTCCGTTTACAGGTTCCTCGAGAAGAGAAAGAGGGACATAGACCTCGAACTTGCCAAATACTGAAGTTGGAGGGAGTTAGATGGCAAAATCCGAAGCCAAAGAACTTTTCAAAGAGTTCAAGATTCAGAGCGTTAGCGAGTTCTTCAGGCGAAACGCGGCCATGCTCGGCTACACGGGCAAGGTCCGCTCCCTCACCACCATAATCCACGAGGCAGTCACAAACGCCCTCGATGCGTGTGAGGAAGCGGGGATACTCCCCTACGTCCGCGTTGAGATCGAGGAGCTCGGAAAGGAGCACTACAAAATCATAGTGGAGGACAACGGACCGGGAATTCCGGAGAAGTTCATAACCCACGTCTTTGGAAAGATGCTCGCGGGAACGAAGGCCCACAGGAACATACAGAGCCGCGGCCAGCAGGGTATAGGTATAAGCGGTGCCGTCATGTTCGCCCAGATGACGAGCGGAAAGGCAACGCGCGTAATCACCTCGACGGGCGACGATAAAATCATCGAAGCATGGGTCATGATAGACGTTGACAAGAACGAGGGCAAGGTCGTCAGGAAGGAGAAGCACCCCAACAGGGACGGCTGGAGGGGAACGAGGATAGAGATGGAGGTAAAGGACGTCAGGTACATCCGCTCCAAGCAGGGCCCCTACTGGTACCTCAAGCTAACAGCTATAGCCAACCCCCACGCCCACATAGAGCTCATAGAGCCGGACGGAAAGCTCATAGTCTTCCCGAGGGGGAGTGAGGTCATCCCGAAGCCACCGGAGGAGATGAAGCCCCACCCGCGCGGCGTCATCACGGACGACCTCTTCAGAATGGCCAAGAGGACGAGGAGGAACACCGTCAAGCGCTTCCTCGTGGGCGAGTTCTCGAGGATAAGCGACCAGAAGGTTGGCGAGATAGCCAAGGTGATGGCCCTCCTGAGGCTCATCAACGAGGTTGAGGAGGAGCACAAGAGGGAGGAGTACTACAACAGGCTCGCCAAGGGAGAGGTTGACCTCCTGCTCAAGAGCTTCGGCAGGAAGGGTAAGAAGGTTCTCCGCGAGGTCGAGAAGATAATGGAGAAGCCGCCCGAGAAGCTCACGTGGCACGAGGCCGAGGAGATAATCCACGCCTTCCGCTACGTGAAGTTCCTTGCTCCCCCGACCAGCGGCCTCAGGCCCATAGGGGAGGACAACATAGAGAGGGGCCTTTCCAACATCCTCTCACCCGAGTTCGTGACGGCCCTAACGAGGCCCCCCAAGGTTTACCGCGGTGGAATCCCCTTCCAGGTCGAGGTGGGGATAGCCTTCGGAGGGCAGGTGAACAGCTTCGACCTGCTTAGGTACGCCAACAGAGTTCCCCTCCTCTTCGATGCCGGTTCCTGTGCCATCACCTCCGCCACGAGGAGCGTTGACTGGAAGCGCTACCGCGTTGACAGCCTCGAGGATGCCCCAATGGTCGTCTTCGTCAACGTGGTAAGTGTCCACGTCCCCTACACGAGCACGGGCAAGCAGAGCGTCGCCAACGAGGAGGAGATATACGAGGAGATAAGGCTCGCCCTCATGGAGGTCGGGAGGAGACTTCAGAAGTACCTGAGCGGGAAGCACCGCAAGATATCGCAGGTTAAGAGGAGGAG
This region of Palaeococcus ferrophilus DSM 13482 genomic DNA includes:
- a CDS encoding DUF835 domain-containing protein, which gives rise to MEMPWWIVAEGMLVLLLDLVAFGFLFRVYLKNRRRSALFMGLAWFFDFLAMVAAFSFHEIANSLLLVIFSILIFQGTIELLKEENGKLALGNALVFSSAPVLLLVYTWLFISFKKPLMVANPVEILDEILVAIAWVSAGLMACIGAFFTKRLEFVYSRKATRLFWGLFFFGLHLFPYPFFKDEHWYAPIGLTASLILIAFLTATYVSLANSEKFMSLKPHPTEVPELKPGVIVTTREEYTTLKEKLKDASVLAFTRDITNVPSTWVAYFITTAIKDEPNAISPTDLAKMSELVYNYYRRMSSANVMGVVVFDALEHVMMYNGLEVTLKFLSKLKDFAQLYNGSLIVVAEKEAFEEKEWNLLMRLME
- a CDS encoding DUF2226 domain-containing protein → MQLPSVEPLKENIVVTSREGLAGEIREALERGSGLFLKVFTKDRTAKYYFTILIGRRKIIAAEGEVVDTGEKLVGAAALKKLLELVDNPMIVDVFGLDEISLKISIADNIDLYNATPKLDVEEFMRGRVPEGKAETQVLPAPAPKKKEAPPAKKEAEKPKVEEPKVETPKPAEAEKEEKVPETRVSIEVEGPAALKGVVSEALNEYLEEIGKEIQKLKDVILTEAIIRASIGSGVVHIAVDFKGQSLGGSTEAGIAKRKVMYFINRHLPVIGRNTGLKPLLDKVNVEISGVGKEFTEKPAETRRKREEARIVVNSPNEYRAFFMAFSKNVVKDLNSPEFRVTHFEVTAIQNSGLEVNVFVKGKSPTLSHAAAASRAEGIIKNHLRNLSREIRLSTKLNYVDVVVDREEAPAGVRAPSPAAPAARPAVESSEKVKEIMEKKKLIEAEVEKLLKEAGVEELAAITEAKKEESTQTLIKSRIEPAMNKLKSAIQRELSTIPRTKFRWLKMNWDIVNNTVEVSFEVSFGREAQEGLFGSFSTVSDEAIKKEARDTILRIMREVGREHGVVIKLKNLRVMVR
- a CDS encoding DHH family phosphoesterase, whose protein sequence is MKVIILGGGAIGRALADALKGELEVVIVEKDEIRAKSLSESGFKVVGDDFGYTATLLKAGIDTADLVVITSMDVATIKRAVQVIRTNNQDVPIITILPDGVSGEELQREIEEELEFEAKINYGISPKDALSKYILGIVEEFSKRKSANKLQKKLLELRERGESILIVMHDNPDPDAIGAAYALSRIAQNAGFKVRIVHGGEITHHENRALVNLLGIELMKISEGSYEIKRHPFIALVDCQPNGNVTILQPDDLKKVEILIDHHQILESLRERISEEAFVDIRPEAKASSSILVEYLNGLKVNLDTKLATALFYGIYTDTKKFSKLSHIELDAIKLLANKVDYELLDKVEHPDISTEAAEILAKAILNRKTYKNVAISNVGFISNRDAIAQAADFLLRLEGISTVLVFGIVDDKIEISARTNDVRVNVGKVLKEAFSGIGSAGGHAQMGGARINLGIFTLAKDKNSLLRLAEEAITEKFLEALGIKEG
- a CDS encoding PRC-barrel domain-containing protein; the encoded protein is MVMRLSRLYGKQIYNTRGNYVGYVDEVLIEIGQGGGKVLALGLPGEKVGVPYERVTAIGDIILVRAKED
- a CDS encoding ACT domain-containing protein — translated: MWGRLEHYFDEYPVRKQIAKTLLKYGLRVTDDMKIKAGDIEVPYTKVAKALDVDRRVVKETVGMILKIPELREIYKNLEPTVHMKYVGRHVGYGVIEIEPEPRAVGILAKIAQKIADRGINIVQVVAEDPELYPEATLTIITEKGIPGELINELSKLEGVKRISIY
- a CDS encoding DUF3216 domain-containing protein, with the translated sequence MEDVERVKRLCASLGRDDLVRRIDSFVGMTRALESKRGEDFIKLQVYGFLEGILVGIGEAEELLGEIREKRRALDELFRNPRVQLEE
- a CDS encoding Cdc6/Cdc18 family protein, with translation MGVIDIFEKAVEEKGILLNPSVLSDTYVPEKLLFRDEEIGKIARNLAKFFKSDYPDNTLIFGPPGTGKTHAIKMVSRDYNAFAREKGFPSQAVYVNAKDKSYFQVLVELLHSLGIEFPSRGFGVGEAVSALADHLKGLEGTYIFIFDEIDKMKRTSRDNEDPMNALIYRMSRLDELTGELKTAFVVISNRGDIMQRLEYFTRSKFIPEIVYFREYDAREIAEILHDRVEKAFIEGTVSEDAINYLAALIKQGGKDLRWGFRVLKEAAELAKDKLTREEINRAIEVVERNMLQEAIKGLDVTQLLVLYSVALMEDSGNVPRTGHVYSAYKLLCEKLNYPSRTMRHITHFVVPKLETQGLMTVSEKSFGRGKGRSLVYHIDEEPVKILSLIENELAIRLGTTVRHATDEDILRFYREW
- the pheS gene encoding phenylalanine--tRNA ligase subunit alpha — translated: MELTNHEKLTLIKLAEMKRGDVRELVERTGLDQVAVMRALLGLKSKGLALLHEKGYRVVVPTDTARVYAEKGLPERRALALLVERGSARLSELSEVLSEDELKPIVGLLRKEGWANVRKDGELVLEVTEKGKAAVGTERPIEKALSLLVERGEVPLEEIQKLVPVKELKRRKIAEEDSKTERIVEITPEGEALVAKGIELREEVSTLTPELIKSGKWREVEFRRYNISAPVKAVHPGKKQPYRAFLDKIRRKLIEMGFIEMTVESLIETQFWNFDALFQPQNHPAREWTDTYRLKYPESGHLPDEALVERVKAAHERGIAGSRGWGYIWSPERAMLLMPRAHGTALSGRQLAKGVEIPGKYFTIQRVFRPDVLDRTHLIEFNQVDGFVVGEELNFRHLLGILKRFAVEIAGAKKVKFLPDYYPFTEPSVQMSAYHPELGWVEFGGAGIFREEMTRALGIDAPVIAWGIGIDRLAMFKLGIDDIRYLFSYNLKWLREAKLVW
- the eif1A gene encoding translation initiation factor eIF-1A gives rise to the protein MFMCAYHGRGRGRSGGHKKRNTNQGGEEVIRVPLPRANEGQVFGIVEQALGSGWMDVRCADGKIRRCRIPGRFRRKMWVRIGDVVIVQPWPVQSDERGDIVYRYTRTQVDWLLRRGKITQDFISGSLEL